The Methanosphaera sp. BMS genome contains a region encoding:
- the dmpI gene encoding 4-oxalocrotonate tautomerase DmpI: MPVITISGPENVSKEAKKEIIEKTSKIVSEAYGLPIQTITVIIEETNSDNVGVAGEQLSERLNK, translated from the coding sequence ATGCCTGTAATAACAATATCCGGACCTGAAAACGTGTCCAAAGAAGCAAAAAAGGAAATAATAGAAAAAACATCAAAAATAGTATCTGAAGCCTATGGACTTCCAATACAGACAATAACCGTGATAATTGAAGAAACAAATTCCGACAATGTTGGAGTAGCAGGAGAACAATTATCTGAACGTTTAAACAAATAA
- the dusB gene encoding tRNA dihydrouridine synthase DusB, with amino-acid sequence MKWKIDNVKIDNQIVLAPMSGICDYAFRHIIKSMGCGLIETEMISEKSVIQLNEKTREMLQIADYEKPVALQLFGSDKEAFITAGKYVEENTCADIIDINMGCPVRKVAEYGKAGSAFLKNPQKAYEIVNSIVDAVDIPITVKIRSGWNEYCINAVEMARVVEEAGASAVCVHPRTKQQRYEGIADWSVIRDVKQSVDIPVIGNGDVTSCYDAKDMIIQTGCDAVMIGRGVLGNPWLVTECVDYLDNDKKPEPTGYDKRMEVIKKHAQLLSDYTTKEVTLIKMRKHAAYYVKGLYGAVKIKQEIFKTNSVDELLYLLGEYFLTLKEYEENKV; translated from the coding sequence ATGAAATGGAAAATAGATAATGTAAAAATAGACAATCAGATAGTTCTTGCCCCGATGAGTGGCATATGTGATTATGCATTTAGACATATCATTAAATCCATGGGATGTGGGCTGATTGAAACAGAGATGATATCCGAAAAGTCCGTAATTCAATTGAATGAAAAAACACGTGAAATGTTACAGATAGCTGATTATGAAAAACCAGTAGCGTTGCAGTTGTTTGGGTCAGATAAGGAAGCATTTATAACAGCCGGCAAATATGTTGAAGAAAATACCTGTGCCGATATCATCGATATCAATATGGGTTGTCCGGTTCGGAAGGTAGCTGAGTATGGAAAGGCGGGAAGTGCATTTCTTAAAAATCCTCAAAAAGCATATGAAATCGTGAATTCAATTGTAGATGCTGTGGATATTCCAATTACCGTTAAAATAAGAAGCGGATGGAATGAATACTGCATTAATGCTGTTGAAATGGCACGTGTTGTGGAAGAGGCCGGTGCATCAGCTGTGTGTGTTCATCCACGTACAAAACAACAAAGATATGAGGGTATAGCTGATTGGTCTGTTATAAGGGATGTTAAGCAATCGGTTGACATACCTGTCATTGGAAATGGAGATGTTACCTCATGTTATGATGCCAAGGATATGATAATCCAGACCGGCTGTGATGCCGTGATGATTGGACGTGGCGTTCTTGGAAATCCATGGCTTGTAACTGAATGTGTTGATTACCTGGATAATGACAAAAAGCCTGAGCCAACAGGTTATGACAAGAGGATGGAAGTTATTAAAAAACATGCACAACTGCTTAGTGATTATACTACAAAGGAAGTAACACTTATAAAAATGAGAAAACATGCGGCATATTACGTTAAGGGATTGTATGGTGCAGTTAAGATAAAACAGGAAATATTTAAAACAAATAGTGTCGATGAGTTACTTTATTTGCTTGGAGAATATTTCTTAACACTGAAAGAATATGAAGAAAATAAAGTATAA
- a CDS encoding DUF3990 domain-containing protein, translating to MEIYHESSVTVKKPEIIIGKYNSDFYHGFYCIFLEKQVI from the coding sequence ATGGAAATATATCATGAAAGTTCTGTTACAGTTAAAAAACCAGAAATTATAATTGGAAAATACAATTCGGATTTTTATCATGGTTTTTATTGCATATTTCTTGAAAAACAGGTGATTTGA
- a CDS encoding symporter small accessory protein — protein sequence MIEVLGLSDPWIIGGYLGCIIITLICIAYGALNWNNE from the coding sequence ATGATTGAAGTATTAGGTTTATCTGATCCATGGATTATCGGTGGTTACCTTGGCTGCATAATCATTACATTAATATGTATAGCTTATGGTGCATTAAATTGGAATAACGAATAA
- a CDS encoding exopolyphosphatase — MKYAIIDIGSSIIKYKIYEYKDKIIEPIIKNDERVGLISYRQDNKLTREGIDLLLSTLRQFKEYSSKLDIDKSYYFATASLRNIENTPEVLNIVKNELDIDIQILTGHEEANYSFNSLNMVKVPCDDGILLDIGGGSSEITLFKNKEVEVQESIPTGVLKIYYEHVSLLYPNKEEQKIIINDITEKIKAFNIESYEKEYIYGIGKTFSTIKKLIEHMKIKTDTTNTIDIELIDILLEKLSNNTKECFSPLLKVDSERIHTILPSLLIVKALALKFNVKKVYVCNVTLQDGIIYNIINK; from the coding sequence ATGAAATATGCAATTATAGATATTGGTTCAAGCATAATAAAATATAAAATATATGAATACAAGGATAAAATAATAGAACCAATAATAAAAAATGATGAAAGGGTAGGTTTAATATCATATCGCCAAGACAATAAGTTAACCCGGGAAGGTATAGACTTACTGCTATCAACCTTAAGACAATTTAAGGAATATTCATCAAAACTGGATATAGACAAATCATACTACTTTGCAACCGCAAGCCTAAGAAACATAGAAAATACCCCGGAAGTATTGAATATCGTCAAAAACGAACTGGACATAGACATCCAAATACTAACCGGACATGAAGAAGCAAATTATAGCTTCAATTCACTTAACATGGTCAAAGTACCATGTGATGATGGAATCTTGCTTGATATTGGTGGAGGAAGTAGTGAAATAACACTATTTAAAAATAAGGAAGTGGAAGTGCAGGAAAGCATTCCAACAGGAGTACTTAAAATATACTACGAACATGTTTCATTATTATATCCCAACAAAGAAGAACAAAAAATAATCATAAATGACATAACAGAGAAGATTAAAGCGTTCAATATTGAAAGTTATGAAAAGGAATACATATATGGTATAGGAAAAACATTTTCAACGATAAAAAAACTGATAGAACACATGAAAATTAAAACCGACACGACAAATACCATCGACATCGAACTAATAGACATACTGCTGGAAAAACTGTCTAACAATACAAAAGAATGCTTCAGCCCTCTGTTGAAGGTGGACTCAGAGAGAATACACACTATACTTCCAAGTCTTCTTATTGTAAAGGCACTTGCATTAAAATTCAATGTTAAAAAAGTATATGTGTGCAATGTAACACTACAGGATGGGATAATTTACAATATTATAAATAAATAA